Proteins from one Hoplias malabaricus isolate fHopMal1 chromosome 2, fHopMal1.hap1, whole genome shotgun sequence genomic window:
- the LOC136677459 gene encoding sialoadhesin-like, protein MSFRLVPPLPVVFLLMIVGASGAEWSVKYNQQKICALKGSTVFMNGSYTHPDDHIVTEAFWSINTDKNPDMSKDPNYSGRVEYFTDEQKKHFSLKLSNVEKKDEREFYFRFITDKDKWLGYPGVQLKTTELCVETPGAVTEGGAAVLKCVTTCNLTAPTFIWYKNGRPLTTKTTINNQLHLQPVSSEDAGNYSCAVNGYEHLPSPDHNLTVRYPPKNVSVSISPSGEIVDDSSVTLTCSSDANPPVENYTWFKEGGVSPVGSGHSYSPLQSGSYYCEARNEHGAQRSAPFVIRGNSVTVFVALAGTFGIAALLIVIVWMKRRKKQNRNMDEDLYVNVNHKTLPATDDVSSFPDYKNIECIQVHPHNEDDGDDDACNMFDYENVADVVVNPEDGDDACSIPDYENVTVCDDQTFTI, encoded by the exons ATGTCTTTCCGGCTGGTTCCTCCTCTTCCTGTGGTGTTTCTGCTGATGATAGTGG GGGCTtctggagcagagtggagtgtgaaatacaaccaacagaaaatatgtgctttaaaagggtccacagtgtttatgaacggctcttacactcacccagatGATCATATAGTGACAGAAGCTTTTTGGTCGATTAACACAGACAAGAATCCTGATATGTCCAAAGACCCCAATTACTCAGGAAGAGTGGAGTATTTTACTGATGAACAGAAGAAACACTTCTCCCTAAAACTGAGTAATGTAGAGAAGAAGGATGAACGGGAGTTTTACTTCAGATTCATAACAGATAAAGATAAATGGTTGGGTTATCCTGGAGTTCAGCTCAAAACTACAG AGCTCTGTGTAGAAACTCCTGgagcagtgacagagggaggagcAGCAGTTCTGAAATGTGTAACCACCTGCAATCTGACTGCCCCAACATTCATCTGGTACAAAAATGGACGTCCTTTAACCACAAAGACCACCATCAACAACCAGCTCCACCTGCAGCCAGTCAGCAGTGAGGATGCAGGCAATTATAGCTGTGCTGTAAACGGATATGAACACCTCCCTTCCCCTGATCACAATCTCACAGTCAGAT ATCCTCCAAAGAACGTCTCAGTGTCCATCAGTCCCTCTGGTGAAATAGTGGACgacagttcagtgactctgacctgcagcagtgatgctaatccacctgTGGAGAACTACACCTGGTTTAAAGAAGGTGGAGTCTCACCTGTAGGATCTGGACACAGTTACAGTCCTCTACAGAGTGGATCCTACTACTGCGAGGCTCGTAATGAACATGGAGCTCAGAGATCAGCTCCATTCGTTATCAGAG gaaactctgtgactgtgtttgtagctttagCTGGAACTTTTGGAATCGCAGCTCTTCTAATTGTCATTGTCTGGATGAA aagaagaaagaagcaGAACAGAAATATGGATGAAGATCTCTATGTG AATGTTAACCACAAGACCCTTCCTGCTACAGATGATGTCTCTAGTTTCCCTGACTACAAGAACATAGAA TGTATTCAGGTCCATCCTCATAatgaagatgatggtgatgatgatgccTGCAATATGTTTGACTATGAGAATGTAGCA GATGTGGTTGTGAATCCTGAAGATGGTGATGATGCCTGCAGTATTCCTGACTATGAGAatgtaacagtgtgtgatgATCAGACTTTTACAATCTGA